Proteins co-encoded in one Kribbella qitaiheensis genomic window:
- a CDS encoding cation:proton antiporter, producing the protein MRIDGDGLYLVAGAALLVGAILPRLLRRYAISAPIAFVGAGLLLGLAVDRSHLSPIAEPGLTKHLAELTILIALMGVGLAIDRPIGWQRWRTTWRLLLIAMPACIAAVAGAGWLLGLAPATALLLGAVLAPTDPVLASDVQVQGPSTGEGAEPEEDDEVRFALTSEAGLNDALAFPFVYAAVFAATKGAIGDWGIEWLAWDLAGRTLIGIAVGAGAGRLLGKMAFGAPSRTFRLADSREPVLALAMTLGVYGLTQVLHGYGFLAVFVAALTLRAAERGHDFHAELHSFIEELEHILTWGILLLLGVAITGGILKPLTVTGVVIGVALVLVIRPLTAWVALQRTPLRRSERWVTAAFGVRGVGSVYYLAYAGPEFRADLPWLWATVAFTVVLSVLVHGVAATPLMRMLDLRRGGDQD; encoded by the coding sequence ATGCGAATCGACGGGGACGGCCTCTACCTGGTCGCCGGTGCGGCCTTGCTGGTCGGCGCCATCCTGCCGCGACTGCTGCGCCGGTACGCGATCTCGGCCCCGATCGCCTTCGTCGGGGCGGGGCTGTTGCTCGGTCTGGCGGTGGACCGCAGCCACCTGAGCCCCATCGCCGAGCCGGGGCTCACCAAGCACCTTGCCGAGCTGACCATCCTGATCGCCTTGATGGGTGTCGGCCTGGCGATCGACCGCCCGATCGGCTGGCAGCGGTGGCGGACGACCTGGCGGCTGCTGCTGATCGCGATGCCGGCCTGTATCGCCGCGGTCGCGGGGGCCGGCTGGTTGCTCGGGCTGGCGCCCGCGACGGCGCTGCTGCTCGGCGCCGTACTCGCGCCGACCGATCCGGTGCTTGCCTCGGACGTCCAGGTCCAGGGGCCCTCGACCGGCGAGGGCGCGGAGCCCGAGGAGGACGACGAGGTGCGGTTCGCGCTCACCTCGGAGGCCGGCCTGAACGACGCGCTGGCCTTCCCGTTCGTCTACGCGGCCGTCTTCGCCGCGACCAAGGGCGCGATCGGCGACTGGGGAATCGAGTGGCTCGCCTGGGACCTGGCCGGCAGGACGCTGATCGGGATCGCGGTCGGCGCCGGGGCAGGCCGGCTGCTCGGCAAGATGGCGTTCGGCGCTCCGTCGCGGACCTTCCGGCTGGCCGACTCCCGCGAACCGGTGCTCGCGCTGGCGATGACGCTGGGCGTCTACGGGTTGACCCAGGTTCTGCACGGCTACGGCTTCCTTGCCGTCTTCGTCGCCGCCCTGACGCTGCGGGCGGCCGAGCGGGGCCACGACTTCCACGCTGAACTGCACAGCTTCATCGAGGAGCTCGAACACATCCTGACCTGGGGGATCCTGCTGCTGCTCGGCGTCGCGATCACCGGCGGCATCCTCAAGCCACTGACGGTGACCGGTGTCGTGATCGGGGTCGCGCTGGTCCTGGTGATCCGGCCATTGACCGCTTGGGTAGCCCTCCAGCGGACCCCGCTGCGCAGATCCGAGCGGTGGGTGACCGCTGCCTTCGGCGTACGGGGCGTCGGTTCGGTGTATTACCTGGCGTACGCCGGACCCGAGTTCAGGGCGGACCTGCCCTGGTTGTGGGCGACTGTCGCGTTCACCGTGGTTCTGAGTGTTCTTGTGCACGGGGTCGCGGCCACACCGCTGATGCGGATGCTGGACCTGCGCCGCGGCGGTGACCAGGACTGA
- the thrC gene encoding threonine synthase: MSLSTPTATHTIRAGAFGNGTHLSCRACGAKSELGPFYACMECFGPLEVGYEFPAITRAQIEAGPKNIWRYQPLLPVPVDVASFPNTEPGYTRLIDAGNLARELGLRKLWVKDDSGNPTHSFKDRVVASALSATRELGMKVFACPSTGNLANAVAAAAARAGIRSVVFIPQDLERPKIITTAVYGGTLVAVEGNYDDVNKLASEIAGEEEGWAFVNVNVRPYYSEGSKTLAFEIAEQLGWRIPQQVVIPVASGSQLTKIDKGFTELGKLGLVDATDYKIYGAQATGCSPIAQAFRDGYDVVKPVKPDTIAKSLAIGNPADGPYVLDVARRTGGVIEDVSDEEVIEGIQLLARTEGIFTETAGGVTVATLKKLIETGQLDPDAETVIINSGDGLKTLDAVADRVGPKVTIPASYDAFVKAGLQ, encoded by the coding sequence ATGAGCTTGAGCACCCCGACCGCCACCCACACCATCCGTGCAGGTGCCTTCGGCAACGGAACGCACCTGAGCTGTCGCGCCTGCGGCGCGAAATCCGAACTCGGCCCGTTCTACGCCTGTATGGAGTGCTTCGGTCCGCTGGAGGTCGGGTACGAGTTCCCGGCCATCACGCGTGCACAGATCGAGGCCGGCCCGAAGAACATCTGGCGCTACCAGCCGCTGCTGCCCGTCCCGGTCGACGTGGCGAGCTTCCCGAACACCGAACCGGGCTACACCCGGCTGATCGACGCCGGCAACCTGGCCCGCGAGCTCGGCCTGCGCAAGCTCTGGGTGAAGGACGACTCGGGCAACCCGACCCACTCCTTCAAGGACCGCGTGGTCGCGTCCGCCCTGAGCGCCACCCGTGAGCTCGGCATGAAGGTCTTCGCCTGCCCCTCCACCGGCAACCTGGCCAACGCCGTCGCCGCCGCGGCCGCCCGGGCCGGCATCCGCTCGGTCGTCTTCATCCCGCAGGACCTCGAGCGCCCCAAGATCATCACCACCGCCGTGTACGGCGGAACGCTGGTCGCCGTCGAGGGCAACTACGACGACGTGAACAAGCTCGCCTCCGAGATCGCCGGTGAGGAAGAAGGCTGGGCGTTCGTCAACGTCAACGTCCGGCCGTACTACTCCGAGGGCTCGAAGACGCTCGCGTTCGAGATCGCCGAGCAGCTCGGCTGGCGGATCCCGCAGCAGGTGGTGATCCCGGTCGCGTCCGGTTCGCAGCTGACCAAGATCGACAAGGGCTTCACCGAGCTCGGCAAGCTCGGGCTCGTCGACGCCACCGACTACAAGATCTACGGCGCCCAGGCGACCGGCTGCTCGCCGATCGCCCAGGCGTTCCGCGACGGGTACGACGTGGTGAAGCCGGTCAAGCCGGACACCATCGCGAAGTCCCTGGCGATCGGGAACCCCGCCGACGGACCGTACGTGCTCGACGTCGCCCGGCGTACCGGTGGTGTGATCGAGGACGTCAGCGACGAAGAGGTCATCGAGGGCATCCAGTTGCTGGCCCGGACCGAGGGCATCTTCACCGAGACCGCCGGCGGCGTCACCGTCGCGACGCTGAAGAAGCTGATCGAGACCGGTCAGCTCGACCCCGACGCCGAGACGGTGATCATCAACTCCGGCGACGGGCTCAAGACGCTCGACGCGGTGGCCGACCGGGTCGGCCCGAAGGTCACCATCCCCGCGTCCTACGACGCCTTCGTGAAGGCAGGTCTGCAGTGA
- a CDS encoding ubiquitin-like small modifier protein 1 yields MSVSVRVPTILRPYTKGVSEVSVEGSTLSEVLESLDTSYPGIKSRVLDESGELRRFVNVYVDNDDVRFSEGLQTAIKDGGQVSIIPAVAGGC; encoded by the coding sequence GTGAGTGTGAGCGTGCGCGTCCCGACCATCCTGCGGCCGTACACCAAGGGTGTCTCCGAGGTCTCGGTCGAAGGCTCGACCCTGAGCGAGGTGCTGGAGTCGCTCGACACGTCGTACCCGGGCATCAAGAGCCGGGTCCTCGACGAGTCCGGCGAGCTGCGCCGCTTCGTCAACGTGTACGTCGACAACGACGACGTCCGGTTCTCCGAGGGACTCCAGACCGCGATCAAGGACGGCGGCCAGGTCTCGATCATCCCGGCCGTCGCCGGCGGCTGCTAA
- a CDS encoding helix-turn-helix domain-containing protein yields the protein MHTVALATAGRLLHFELGVAYEIFGNPPLGSEDDWYDVSLCGPGPIQVGPFKLEPDHGLDHLATADTVIVPAYVDVDDPLPTELVEAVRAAYEAGARVASLCTGAFVLGAAGLLDGRRATTHWAHTDQLRARHPLALVDPDVLYTDNGRVLTAAGKAAAVDLCLHLVNLDHGAAIANTVARRLVVPPHRDGGQAQFVTTPIQVSGDHQLARLLAWVQERLDQPLTVTDLARQVSTSPRNLGRQFRSVTGQAPIQWLLTQRVRRAQELLESTDQSIEAVAVATGMGTATTLRRQFKRIVGVPPDSYRRSFRSTKAG from the coding sequence ATGCACACTGTGGCCTTGGCAACGGCCGGCCGGCTCCTGCATTTCGAGCTGGGCGTCGCGTACGAGATCTTCGGCAATCCCCCACTCGGGTCCGAGGACGACTGGTACGACGTATCGCTGTGCGGCCCCGGCCCGATCCAGGTCGGCCCGTTCAAGCTCGAGCCCGACCACGGCCTGGATCACCTGGCCACCGCCGACACGGTGATCGTGCCGGCGTACGTCGATGTCGACGACCCGCTGCCGACGGAACTGGTCGAAGCCGTCCGCGCGGCGTACGAAGCAGGCGCCCGGGTCGCGTCGCTCTGTACCGGCGCCTTCGTCCTCGGCGCGGCCGGGCTCCTGGACGGCCGGCGGGCAACGACCCATTGGGCTCACACCGACCAACTGCGCGCCCGTCATCCCTTGGCGCTGGTCGATCCGGACGTGCTCTACACCGACAACGGTCGCGTCCTCACCGCCGCGGGCAAGGCGGCAGCCGTCGATCTCTGCCTCCACCTGGTCAACCTCGATCACGGTGCGGCCATCGCCAACACGGTCGCCCGCCGCCTCGTCGTACCGCCGCACCGCGACGGCGGCCAGGCCCAGTTCGTGACCACGCCGATCCAGGTGTCGGGCGATCATCAGCTGGCCCGCCTGCTCGCCTGGGTCCAGGAACGTCTGGACCAGCCGCTGACCGTCACCGATCTGGCCCGGCAGGTGAGCACGAGCCCGCGCAACCTCGGCCGGCAGTTCCGCTCGGTCACCGGCCAGGCGCCGATCCAGTGGCTCCTGACCCAGCGCGTACGCCGGGCCCAGGAGCTATTGGAGTCCACCGATCAGAGCATCGAAGCGGTCGCCGTCGCCACCGGCATGGGCACCGCGACGACGCTCCGGCGTCAGTTCAAGCGGATCGTCGGCGTCCCTCCGGACAGCTACCGACGATCCTTCCGCAGCACGAAGGCTGGTTAG
- a CDS encoding saccharopine dehydrogenase NADP-binding domain-containing protein, whose protein sequence is MRDVVSSVVVVYGATGHTGRFVVEELRRRGFSPVVSGRDATKLEALWGGLEVRPATVDDPDSLDRALAGAAAVINAAGPFAATAGPVLEAALRAGIPYLDVAAEIEANATTFADYAEAAREARIPVVPAMAFYGGLGDLLVTAAMGEWTAADEVDVAYGLSSWHPTPGTRVAGEVSHERRAGRRVRFSGGALEYHDEKPSEEDWGFPEPLGRRAVIAGFTMADVITVPSHLAVPEVRTYMSVEAARDLANADTPAPTLDASGRSDQTFVVDVAVRADGVERRATASGQDIYAVTAPLVVEAVDRILTGRGRVAGLASAGAMFDAPDFLRALAPHISVDLTN, encoded by the coding sequence ATGAGAGACGTTGTGAGTTCAGTGGTGGTTGTTTACGGAGCGACCGGGCACACAGGTCGGTTCGTTGTCGAGGAGCTCCGGCGGCGCGGCTTCAGCCCGGTCGTTTCCGGGCGGGACGCGACGAAGTTGGAGGCGCTTTGGGGTGGGCTGGAGGTTCGGCCGGCGACGGTCGACGATCCGGATTCCCTGGATCGGGCGCTCGCTGGGGCGGCTGCGGTGATCAACGCGGCTGGACCGTTCGCGGCGACGGCCGGGCCGGTCCTCGAAGCGGCCTTGCGGGCGGGGATTCCGTACCTCGACGTCGCTGCCGAGATCGAGGCGAATGCGACGACGTTCGCCGACTATGCCGAAGCGGCTCGGGAGGCGCGCATTCCCGTAGTACCGGCGATGGCTTTCTACGGTGGGCTTGGTGATCTGCTGGTGACGGCGGCGATGGGTGAGTGGACGGCAGCGGACGAGGTCGATGTCGCCTACGGGTTGAGCAGTTGGCATCCGACGCCGGGAACCCGGGTGGCCGGGGAGGTGTCCCACGAGCGTCGCGCGGGTCGGCGGGTTCGGTTCTCGGGCGGTGCGCTGGAGTACCACGACGAGAAGCCGTCGGAAGAGGACTGGGGCTTTCCGGAGCCGCTGGGCCGGCGGGCGGTGATCGCGGGGTTCACGATGGCCGATGTCATCACCGTGCCCAGCCACTTGGCGGTGCCCGAGGTTCGCACCTACATGAGCGTCGAAGCCGCGCGGGATCTGGCGAACGCGGACACACCCGCGCCTACGCTCGATGCCTCGGGGCGCTCGGATCAGACCTTCGTCGTCGATGTCGCCGTTCGGGCCGACGGCGTCGAACGCCGCGCGACAGCTTCTGGCCAGGACATCTACGCGGTCACCGCCCCGCTCGTGGTCGAGGCCGTCGACCGCATCCTGACCGGCCGTGGCCGAGTTGCCGGCCTTGCCTCGGCCGGTGCCATGTTCGACGCTCCCGACTTCCTGCGTGCTTTGGCGCCGCACATCTCCGTCGATCTCACCAACTGA
- a CDS encoding zinc-dependent alcohol dehydrogenase family protein, with product MRAIVVEQYGVLPSVREVPSPEVRPGGVVVKVEATGLCRSDWHGWQGHDSDIVLPHVPGHELAGTIAAVGEGVEGWAVGDRVTSPFICACGNCEQCAAGNQQVCPNQLQPGFNYWGSFAEYVALPFAQVNLVRLPDELDFDTAAGLGCRFATSYRAVRQVGRVVAAETVVVFGCGGIGLSAVMIAAALGAKVVAVDTNPDALALAAKYGAAEVVTAGPDAVARIREVTDGGAHVTMDALGSNAIVQDALRSLRPRGRHLQVGLLPDGVQVDVSGLIWQELEWLGSHGMAAHHYPEMLGLVASGELKPAELITRTISLAEVPAALEELNTGTPAGVTVIHP from the coding sequence ATGCGCGCGATTGTGGTCGAGCAGTACGGCGTACTGCCGTCGGTCCGGGAAGTTCCTTCGCCCGAGGTGCGGCCCGGTGGGGTGGTGGTGAAGGTCGAGGCCACCGGGTTGTGCCGGAGTGACTGGCACGGGTGGCAGGGGCATGACTCCGACATCGTGTTGCCGCATGTCCCAGGGCACGAATTGGCGGGGACGATCGCGGCAGTGGGAGAAGGCGTTGAGGGCTGGGCCGTTGGCGACCGGGTGACCTCGCCGTTCATCTGCGCGTGTGGGAACTGCGAGCAGTGCGCCGCGGGGAACCAGCAGGTCTGCCCGAATCAGTTGCAGCCCGGCTTCAACTACTGGGGATCCTTTGCCGAGTACGTCGCCTTGCCGTTCGCGCAGGTGAATCTCGTCCGGTTGCCCGACGAGTTGGACTTCGACACCGCGGCTGGGCTCGGGTGCCGCTTCGCCACGTCGTACCGGGCTGTCCGGCAGGTCGGCCGGGTGGTCGCTGCGGAGACCGTGGTGGTCTTCGGGTGTGGCGGGATCGGCTTGTCCGCGGTGATGATCGCGGCCGCTCTCGGTGCGAAAGTAGTTGCCGTTGACACCAATCCGGACGCGCTCGCGCTGGCGGCGAAGTACGGGGCTGCTGAAGTGGTGACGGCCGGGCCGGATGCGGTGGCGCGCATTCGTGAGGTCACCGACGGCGGTGCGCACGTGACGATGGACGCGCTCGGCTCGAACGCGATCGTCCAGGATGCGCTGCGGTCGTTGCGGCCGCGTGGGCGGCATCTGCAAGTGGGGTTGCTGCCTGACGGTGTCCAGGTCGATGTGTCCGGGTTGATCTGGCAGGAGCTGGAATGGCTTGGCAGTCATGGCATGGCCGCGCACCACTATCCGGAGATGCTGGGTCTGGTCGCGTCGGGTGAGCTCAAGCCCGCCGAGCTGATCACGCGCACGATCTCGTTGGCCGAAGTCCCTGCTGCGCTGGAGGAACTGAACACCGGTACGCCGGCGGGCGTCACCGTGATCCACCCGTGA
- a CDS encoding cold-shock protein: MVRGTVKWFNADKGYGFLAVDGQDDVFVHWSKIVSDGYKTLEDGQPVEFEVIDGPKGREADTVKTV; the protein is encoded by the coding sequence ATGGTGCGCGGCACCGTGAAGTGGTTCAACGCCGACAAGGGCTACGGCTTCCTCGCCGTCGACGGTCAGGACGACGTCTTCGTGCACTGGAGCAAGATCGTCTCGGACGGCTACAAGACCCTCGAGGACGGCCAGCCGGTCGAGTTCGAGGTGATCGACGGACCCAAGGGCCGGGAGGCCGACACCGTCAAGACCGTCTGA